A portion of the Glycine max cultivar Williams 82 chromosome 10, Glycine_max_v4.0, whole genome shotgun sequence genome contains these proteins:
- the LOC100798291 gene encoding geraniol 8-hydroxylase, producing MQQRHPLSFSLISLPVLSPINIHSNNMEFVTCALFLLLACATIGSFLAKTTRKPNHNLPPGPSRLPIIGNLLELGQNPHQSMAKLAKIHGPVMSLKLGTVTTIVISSADMAKEVLVTHDESLSNRPIPQSVSVLNHEHYSLAFLPVSPLWREMRKICNGQLFAHKTLDESQDVRRKIVQQLLSDVHKSCQIGEAVDVGRQAFKTTLNLLSNTIFSEDLVLSKGTAGEFKDLVTNITKLVGSPNMADYFPVLKRIDPQGAKRQQTKNVAKVLDIFDGLIRKRLKLRESKGSNTHNDMLDALLDISKENEMMDKTIIEHLAHDLFVAGTDTTSSTIEWAMTEVVLNPEIMSRAKKELEEVIGKGKPVEESDIGKLPYLQAIIKETFRLHPPVPFLLPRKAERDVDLCGFTIPKDAQVLINVWTIGRDPTLWENPTLFSPERFLGSNVDIKGRNFELAPFGAGRRICPGMMLAIRMLLLMLGSLINSFQWKLEDEIKPQDVDMGEKFGITLQKAQSLRVVPINISN from the exons ATGCAACAACGACATCCATTATCCTTCTCCTTAATTTCCCTCCCCGTTTTGTCACCAATTAATATTCACTCCAATAACATGGAGTTTGTAACTTGTGCATTGTTCCTTCTATTGGCATGTGCCACCATTGGTTCATTCCTTGCAAAAACAACCAGAAAACCAAACCACAATCTTCCACCAGGGCCTTCACGCCTTCCCATAATCGGAAACCTTCTTGAACTCGGGCAAAATCCACACCAATCAATGGCCAAACTTGCCAAGATTCATGGCCCTGTGATGAGCCTCAAGCTAGGAACAGTAACCACTATAGTCATCTCCTCTGCTGACATGGCAAAAGAAGTTCTTGTAACACACGATGAATCTTTGTCAAACCGTCCCATACCACAATCCGTGTCAGTTCTGAACCACGAGCACTATAGCCTAGCATTCTTACCCGTTTCACCCCTTTGGAGAGAGATGAGAAAAATATGCAATGGCCAACTATTTGCACACAAGACTCTTGATGAAAGCCAAGACGTGAGGCGCAAGATAGTGCAGCAACTCCTTAGTGACGTGCACAAGAGCTGCCAAATTGGTGAAGCAGTGGATGTTGGAAGACAAGCATTTAAGACCACATTGAATTTATTGTCAAACACCATTTTCTCCGAGGATTTGGTTCTGTCTAAAGGTACCGCGGGAGAGTTTAAGGACTTGGTGACAAATATCACAAAGCTTGTTGGATCACCAAACATGGCAGATTATTTCCCTGTGCTGAAGAGGATTGACCCGCAAGGCGCGAAAAGGCAACAAACTAAGAATGTCGCCAAGGTGTTGGACATCTTCGATGGCTTGATTAGGAAACGGTTGAAGCTGAGGGAAAGCAAAGGTTCTAACACGCACAATGACATGTTGGATGCCTTGCTCGACATTTCTAAAGAGAACGAGATGATGGACAAAACGATCATTGAACACCTGGcacat GATCTGTTTGTTGCGGGCACGGATACTACATCTTCAACAATTGAATGGGCAATGACAGAGGTAGTACTCAACCCAGAGATCATGTCAAGGGCAAAAAAAGAACTGGAAGAAGTGATAGGCAAAGGTAAACCAGTTGAAGAATCTGATATTGGTAAACTCCCTTACTTGCAAGCAATCATAAAAGAGACTTTCCGTTTGCACCCCCCGGTTCCTTTCTTACTCCCTAGAAAGGCAGAAAGAGACGTGGACTTGTGTGGCTTCACCATCCCAAAGGACGCACAAGTTTTAATTAATGTGTGGACTATTGGTAGGGACCCAACCTTGTGGGAAAATCCAACTTTGTTCTCACCTGAGAGGTTCTTGGGGTCAAACGTTGACATCAAAGGTCGAAATTTTGAGCTTGCACCCTTTGGTGCTGGAAGGCGCATATGCCCTGGAATGATGCTAGCTATTAGGATGTTGCTTTTGATGTTGGGTTCTCTAATCAACTCCTTTCAATGGAAGCTTGAAGATGAAATTAAACCACAAGATGTGGACATGGGAGAAAAATTTGGAATTACCTTACAAAAGGCTCAATCCCTTAGAGTTGTTCCTATTAACATAAGCAACTAA